The DNA window CTCATGTTTTTTTCACTCATTTGGAACACATGCAGTCATTCATTTTGAAAAGTGTCCGATTACAGACACGCACTGACTTACAGGTGCCGTGCCGTACTAAGATGGAATTTTTCCTCTGGGTATTTATACTGAATTCTCTCTCTGACCCTCCTGTTGTTTTTTATGTGCTAGCTTTATCTCTGACAAGTATTTGGTAGATAACGCCTCTCGGGGGCGTCTGATATTTGGCTTCTCTAGACTCAGGGACAGTGGGGAAATTGTCAGCCAAAGAGCTTTCACCATTGCCCTTTCACCCCGCAGAGGGCGGCCGACATCGAACAGCAGGCAGTGTTTGCTGTATTTGATGAGAACAAGAGCTGGTACATTGAGGACAACATCAACAAGTTTTGTGAGAATCCTGATGAGGTGAAGCGCGATGACCCCAAGTTCTATGAGTCCAACATCATGAGCAGTAAGTCGGAGCCCCCATTTCCATCCATCTTTTCCACTGTGGTGGTTGCAGTGTGTCTGTACCCAAAGGCAAAAGTGTGAGGATGACATCATCGTCTCTAAAGAGCACCCTCTCTGAAGGACACGGTGATGGGATACCCGACAAGACCAAAGTCTCTGACCCGTTCCGAAAAGGCTCTAAGCCTGGTGATCCTTTATGTCAGGATGACTGtctgctttctgtgtgtgtgtgtgtgtgtgtgtgtaagtgtttgtTACATGcgttgtgtgtgtgatgtgtgttgtgtggtgtggtgtgtgtgtgtgtgtgtggtgtatgtgtgtgtggcgtgGTTATATCTGAGTGATTGTATTCTATGTGTGAtcatgtggtatgtgtgtgtttgtctgtggtgtgtgtggtgtggtatatgtgtgtgactgtggtgtgtgtgtgtgtgtgtgtgtgtgaggtgaggtgtgtgtgtgatgtgaggtgtgtgtgtgtttaactgcACATGCTCTAGGCAGTGAAGAAGACTTTGAGGGGAGGCTTTGAGGGGTTTGATCAGTGGAACCTGAGGATTTTATAAATGTGAATGGCAAAAACTCTCCAGTTGATGCCAGGACAGaaataagatattttttaaagaaagcagcaTTGTCAAACCGGAGCTAAGCAAAATGAGTCCGGGCGCCAATCGTCTAGGAAGGGAAGCATATGCAGAGGTTTGGAGTGAGTGAGCCGTGAGGAGTCCAGAGGCCATCCCTCTGAGCACAGCTCTGACATTTGCTATGACTCCAGAGTTCACTGTCTGAGACAAAGATCACCATGGCATCCGTAAGCAACACCCCCCCAGACACTAATAATgctccccccacatacacacacactgttccTCAAGCAGAAAACTTCCTCCATCACCTTTTCTGACAAACCGTCATCTCAATGCACGCTTCCCCATGGTTTATGCGTAGCTTCCGTACTGACAGGTGCCACATTCAGCTTTCTCCACGTAACTTCCTTTCGGCAATAGACCTGGGGTAGCTCTAGACCAGCGCTGCCTGACACAAATTACACACGTCACTCACGTAATTTAAAAATTTCTGATAAAACCGAGAAGTAAAGAGAAATAGGTGAAATTAATTAGAATAGCGTTTTTACTCGGCTCAGTATATTCCAGACACTATCTTTTCGTTGCTGTTATTttgggacaggatctcactacGTAAAGGTATTAAAACTTTTGAATGTAATGGGAAAATGAGACTTGTTTGATTAGTGTCTTTGCAGTACTGTGTGTATTTGATCCCTAAAGCTCGTGTTAATGGAACCCACCGATATTTCAGTAGCCACATGCAGCCAGCGTCTATCACATTAGACCTTTTAGAGAAGCGTCTGGAATGCTATAGAGACTAGTAACTCATACCTCCAGCAACTCAACATGTAACATTTGGTACACAGTCACTAAAACTTTTTTAGTGTCAAACACCACACTAAGACTGTGGTCACAGCGGTCACCTGGGTGTGTAGACTGTGCCCTCAAATAAATCATATCTTAATTGGGTTACCATATTCAGTACATGTGGAAATAGAGAAGCTACCTAAACAGTTTCCATTCAATATTCAATACGTGAATGGAAACTGTTAGGTGAACTGTAGGTTACAGATAGGTCTCAATGACAAACGTAGTAAATAAGCTTTCTTTTGTGACGTTCATTTTACTCACAACTACTATGTCAAGAAGATAAAGTTCTTATATAGAGACCTGTCTTCTCATAGACACATCCTGGACAATCTAAATCTATTATGAGAATATATTTATGACAGAGCATAATTAACACTTTATATTTGCTTGGTGGATGAATGATTAAATCAACATGagtgaaaggttttgtttttatgctgactttccccctgccccccccctaCCAGCTAACTCAGGAGTGTCAGCCATCATTTGGGAAGCTGAATATGACTTCCTGACACATTAGATCTTATAAATCTTGCTTTTTATTAATCGCCGCTTTAATGCAGCCGAATGAACTTCGGGACATTTGTCTTGGTTATAATTAGACATGGGTCCTCCTGTTGCCCAGGACTGGCATTTGACAGCTTTTCCTCTTTCAGCTATCAATGGCTACGTGCCTGAGAGCATATCCACTCTAGGATTCtgttttgatgacactgtccAGTGGCACTTCTGCAGTGTGGGAACTCAAGACGATATTTTGACCATCCACTTCACTGGACACTCATTCATCTACGGGAAGAGGCACGAGGACACCTTGACCCTGTTCCCCATGCACGGTGAATCCGTGACTGTCACAATGGATAACATTGGTGAGGAGGAGGGTGAATGCTTACAGAGAAAGCTGATGGGGTCTTGGGCAGAGCTGAGTGCTCCATTATCACCACTCCTGGTGTGTCTCCAGGACTTCCTGAGATTTGCCTTACACTGCTTCTATTGGTTTATAGGTGGGAAACTCAGGGCACAAATAGAACCAGTTTCACGTCCATTACATTTGCACATCTCTGGGACAACTGTACAGTAAACGCATAgcatggcaggaaaaaaaatgtaaacatgaagaagcCACATGAAGATATTAGCCATGAAAACAGCCTTTGATGTCATTCAAGTATTAGCCACTTTTTTATGAAACACTGCATGGAATTATGGAATTTGTCAAATAGGCTGCTAAAGTTACTGTCTAGTGGGCTCCAAGGACCTACCTATGCCACCTCCTTAGAGCTGCTGCTATTACAAACATGTGCTACTATGCCtgcctaccttttttttttttttttcttaacatggattctggagatcaaacttagGCCCTGGTGCtagctgaactatctctccagacccactTTTCAGCTTCTTAGTAGTCCCATCCCACCCACAGTTAAGCAACCATTCAAGAGACCTTGGAGGTTGCTTCAGAGACAGGGGTGGCATGGAAGACCCAAGCTCAAATCCTGCTCTGCCACCCAGCGTTTTTCAACTTTAGACAGGTTACCTGCCCTCTTTAAGCCTTAAGTAGCTTGTCAGCTCCTGGTTGTAAGATGTGCCAAGTCCCCAGCATGAAACAAGTGGGTACGATTGGAGATTTCCCAGGTCACCCCTCGGTGTGTCAGTAATTCACTTTCAAAGTGACTCAGAAACATCCTGTGCCCACATACATCATTCCCTAGAAATACCTAAATATTCCTTTTTTGTGTGGGAAGACAACCTCATCATCATCTCCCAAACTCCAAGTCTCAGACAGAATAAGAAGATGTTATTTATTTCCGTACAACTAAGAAGATGTTAATTATTTTCAAGGTCCATTTTATCATAGATTCCCCCACACACCTCTTGCTTTTCTTGATATATTAAAAAACAGCAACAATCCAAACTGAAGGTCTGTTTTTCTCCTTAGTCTCCACTGATCAATACTAATACCCTAGCCTAAAAGTACACTGATCTTGTGGTTAGATGCCAAAATGTTGCCAAGTTACATTTCTAAAATTTCCCAAACATTTTGTTCTTGGTGTTTTTCCTTATGTCAATGTGGGTCAGGTACTTGCCATTCTTGAATAGCCTGCTCCATAGCTCAGATGTGGTTACCTCTGGCTAAAATGCACTAGAGATTGTTTCCCTGACAGATCCTAGTGCTTTTGTAACTCTTCCTGAGCTTTCAGcattctcttctctgtctctcttctgaaAGGAACTTGGATGTTAGCCTCCATGAATTCCAATCCAAGACACAAAAACCTAAGACTGAGATTCAGGGATGTTAAGTGTGTTCGGAATGACGACTACGAAGACCCATATGACATTTATGCACCTCCTGCACCTACATCCATGACAACTAGGAAAATTCACGACTCCTCTTCAGAAGATGTGCCTGGCATAGACGATGATCTTGATTACCAGTATGATTTGGCTACATTACTGGGAATTAGGTCATACAGAAACACATCATTGAATCAGGAGGAAGATGAGTTCAATCTCACTGCTCTTGCTCTGGAGAACAGTTCCGAGTTCACATCTCCAAGCATAGACAGAGTTATTGACTCAAAATCTCCAAGAAACCTTAGTAGGATCACCAATAATAACCTCAAAGAATCTCAAAGAACCCTTCCTGGCTCAGGATCTGGTACCCTCACTGGTTTAGATGAGAACTCAGTTCTCAAGCCTTTCATAGAACATCATTCCAGCTCATATTATGAAAATGATACAGAAGATCCACAGtctgacatcacagtgatacACCTACTTCCCTTTGGTGCAAAAGGATCAGGGAGTCAAGAACAGGCTAAGCATGAAAGACCCCACATGAAGAAGCACAGGTTCTCCCAGATGAACGCACCGGCCCAAAAAACCAGGAGGCGTTCAAACCCAAGGAATATTTATCCCAGAAGAAGGCCTGGGGAAGACATTCCTAGTGATTTATTGCTCTTAAACCAAAAGAGCGCATCTAAATTTTGGGGCAGAGAATGGCATGTTGCTTCTGAAAAGGGTAATTATGAGACAATACCAGCAAATGGTGAAGACACAGCTGTGGATAAGCTGCCGAACAGCCCTCAAAATCAGAATACCTCAACACCTTGGGGAGATAGCGCCTCCCACACAAACACAACAGGAAAGCTAAGTGGTCTCGCCACGTTTTCTGGTGCTGGACATAAACCTCCACCAGTAAGGCAGGAGGGAGGACACAGTGGCTTAAAGAAAGGACAGGTATTCATCAGGACACGGAAGAAGAAGCATCGGAAGCTTGCACCTCATGGTCTTCTCTCTCCAAGGAGCTTTCACCCTCTGAGAGGACATGGCTACCCCCCACTTTTGGATAGAAGCTTTAATCACTCACTGTTACTCCACAAGCCCAATGAAACAGCTCTTGCCAGAGACCTGAATCAGACTTCCCCTCCAATGAGTATTGACAGGTTCCTTCCTGGCCATAATCAGAATCCCTCAAATGACACTGAGCAGATGAGCTCCCCTTTAGATCCTCATCAGTCAGTGCCCCCAGAGGAACACTCTCCAACACTTCCTGCCCAAGACATTGCTCAAACACACTCTACCACAGACCCTAGCCACGAATCCTCTCCTCCAGAGCCCAGCGAGAGCCCTGATTATGACCTAAGCCATGAATCCTACCCTGATGATATTGCTCAAACATCTTTCTTTCCAGACCAAAGTCAAAACTCATCTCTCTCTTCAGACGATGGCCAAACAATACCTTACTCAGACTTAAGCCTTTTTGCCATCTCTCCAGAATTAAATCAGACAATTATTTCCCCAGACCTGGTTCAGGTGCCCCTTTCTCCAGATGACAACCAGGAGAGCTCCTCCACAGACCTGAGTCAGGTGCCCCTTTCCATAGATGACAACCAGGAGACCTCCTCCACAGACCTGGGTCAGGTGCCCCTTTCTCCAGATGACAACCAGGAGACCTCCTCCACAGACCTGAGTCAGGTGCCCCTTTCCATAGATGACAACCAGGAGACCTCCTCCACAGACCTGGGTCAGGTGCCCCTTTCTCCAGATGACAACCAGGAGACTTCCTCCACAGACCTGGGTCAGGTGCCCCTTTCTCCAGATGACAACCAGGAGACCTCCTCCACAGGCCTGGGTCAGGTGCCCCTTTCCATAGATGACAACCAGGAGACCTCCTCCAGAGACCTGGGTCAGGTGCCCCTTTCTCTAGATGACAACCAGGAGACCTCCTCCAGAGACCTGGGTCAGGTGCCCCTTTCCATAGATGACAACCAGGAGACCTCCACCACAGACCTGGGTCAGGTGCCCCTTTCCATAGATGACAACCAGGAGACCTCCTCCACAGACCTGGGTCAGGTGCCCCTTTCTCCAGATGACAACCAGGAAACCTCCCCACAAGACCTTAGCCTCCTCAGCCTCTCTCCAGAATTCGGTCAGACATTCCTTTCCCCAGACTTGGATCAAATCCTCCTCTCTTCAAACAACAGCCAGGCCACCCTTGCCCCAGAGCTCGGCCTCTTGACCCTCTCTCCAGATTTTGATGAGATAATGCTATCTCCAGATCTCAGTCAGGTGACCCTCTCTCCAGACCTCATCCAGACAAACCTTCCTCTTAATCACAGTCACACAACAGCCTCCACAGAGCCCAGCCAAGCATCCTACCCTTCAGATTCTGGTCCGTCTTCACCTCTTCCAGAACTGAATCAGACTCTTCCCCATCCAGATCTCCTGCCATTTCCCATGCTCAGTAACACCTCTGTGTCAAAGAAAGTTAACCCTCTTGTTGTAGTAGGTCTCAGTAGAGTTGATGGAGACGACATTGAGATCATTCCAACTCAGGAGCTACAAAGCATTGACGACGATGATGATTATGCCGAGGACTATTATGTCACCTATAATGACCCCTACAGAACAGACACCAGGACAGATGTCAACTCCTCCAGAAATCCCGACACTATTGCGGCATGGTACCTCCGAGGCCATGGTGGGAACAAAAAGTTCTATTATATTGCGGCTGAAGAAGTATCCTGGGATTATTCAAAGTTTGCACAAAGGTTTGGCTAGTTTTCTCTCtttatattctctttttttttttttttccagcactgCTATGAAAATCACCTACAACAGTTCAGAGATGATTCTGAAAAGAATTATAGTTTACATAGTCTGAGTACCCTGTTTCAACCGGGCCTGTGATATGTCCTGCGTCATTTCCAATATTAGCATCTACGTTTTAAATGACACTTAGGCAAAGTAAGAACCATTACTGTGGAAGACTGTGCTCTCCTATGGCTGAATCaatctctcctcctggttcatGTCCACCGACCACACatgctcctttccttttcttgttctgCTACAGACCTTCACTCATGCATAACTGTCTGCTGACCAACATGGTTTAACTGAGGTGGGCTTCAAATCTAAACGTTAATGTAGAAATCTCCATTTGCGTTAATATTTCTAAGAGATCCATTAactcttatttttaatatcattttcaaTTCAGTGTCGCTGAGGGATAGAGAGCCTCCCTGGGCTGGGGCCTGTGTTCTAGGATGAAGACAGAGAGACGAATGGGACAACAGTCATTCGTAAACTACAGATGCATCCGGATATATCTGGGTGACGTGCACAATAAACGGCTCATGGTTTTAAAAAGGCCGCCCCagtaatatttaaaaagtgtAATTATAGTGGGGAAATGCAATGTACATTAAGACTGACCCATCTTGGAAAATGCATACGATGCCTGGCATTCTTCCTTAGAATTCTTTAAAAGGCTTTTCCCATGACCGTGATTTCTCACTTAAGTGCAGTGCCCATTATTACATAGGAATAAACTCTTTATCTGAATATTTCTGAGCCAAAACTCAGGGAGACTGGATGTAGTTTTTACACAGGTTAGAAAGGGAGgaagccagttttgttttgttttgttttgttttggtttggtttggtttggtttgttttggtttggtttggtttggtttggtttgggttgggttgggttggattgggttgggttttttgttgttgttgttgttgttttgttttgttttgttttgttttgttttcaaaatctcACATCCTGGGCCCAAAACTGGCTCATATCCCTGGAAGAGTTGTTTTGCCTGCCCCATGTGTTCTGTGAGGCCGTGTGGATGGATGGGGTCCTTAAGGAATAAATACAGGGGGAAAAGCAAAATAAGGTTCTACATTATTTTTGGAATAATAATACAATGACCAGCACGAGTTTGAAGGATGAGTTTTTGGCTTATTTCCATACACCTGGAAAATTTGAGTCTATAAGagaattttatgtcctttgtcCTCGTGCTCAGTTGATAGGCTCCATGGGAAATAATgctatatttacattttaattaaggCTTTTATTTTGATTCACACACAGTTGTGAGAAATAACAAAATTCCCTTGTATGTTCTGCCTGGTTTTTCCCAGTGCTAGTCTCTTAGAAAACTATAATATACTACAAACAGGATATGGACCTTGCTGATGTCATTAGAGAGAACATTTTcatctacacacaaacacacacacacatactttcctCCCACCACACCCCTCCTGCAGCCACTGCTCAGATCTCTATttccctcatttcgtcccttcGTGACCACTGTATAATTGGTGTCATGCAACATGTGATCTTGGAGGACTGGCTTTTTTCACCAGCGAACATAATTCTTCAGAGATCCGAGCAGGTTGTGACACGCTTAAACCATCAGTTCATTCCATTGCCCAGTGGGATTTCCTATGACACGTGCCTCAAGTTTTGTTGTCGTCGTTCCTGCTGTTTGTATGTACTGATGGCGCCAGCAGGAGGGGTTTCCAGAGACATGGAAGTAGCCCAAGCTAATGACACAAACATTACATCATACACCTGTTTTCTGCGAGAGAACACTTGAAACTTACTCTCGCCAGTGTTCAGGGCTATATTATGTAACATTATACACAATGATTAATCATCGCCATGCTGGATAGAAGATCTCCGGTTACTCTTGCTAGGTAAACAGAATTTGGTCTCTTTTGACCAACAtcttcccagttctcttctcGCAAAGTCTCTGCTGACCACTATTTTACTCTGCTTCTATGAGTTCACTGTTTTCAGATTCCCCCATATGAGTGAAACTATGCCTTgtattttgtctttctgtgtctggatcACTTCATTTAGCAGCATGAaacaaattttcttctttgtaaatgctgtatagtattccattgtgtgtgtctatgtatatatgtatgtgtgtgtacacattaatatatatacatacataacttTCCTTATtcttatatataatttaattcatatatttacacatatataatttcctttattcatatatatatacacacacacataattttatcCATCTATTGAGAGACACTTAGTTAATTCTATTTTGGGCTATTGTAAATAATGCTGTAGTAATGTAGAGTGTAGCTGTTTCCTTGGTGTACAAGTTTCACTCCAATTCTATGACCAAAAATGAGGCTTCCATCCAGGCATAAGAGCACCTGGGTGGCAGGCCCgggcagatctttatgagttcagtGCCAGCTTGGTCTATTTAATGTAGTGACTTCAAGGCTAGCTAGTGGTACACAGTTAAACcctgttgagagagagagggagagagagagagagaatgaaactTCAATGTATGTTATAgctctattttaatttttgaggagCTTCTCAGCTATTTTTTATAATGTGCTAAAAATTAATTCAGATtcatatcacattttttttcagttttaaagggtttctttttttccatatgcATGTCAACACTGATCCTATAATCACCATCTTAACAGATTTAAAAGTGTTGTCCTTgggctttaattttcatttcttggtTATTAAGAGTATGAGTGCTGGGCAGGGGTGGCACacactgttaatcccagcactagtgaggcagcggcaggcagatctctgagttcaaggccagcctggttcacagaGTGAttttcaggaaagccagggctacaaagagaaatcttgtctcaaaaaattaaaaaaaaaaaggaatgtgagcattttatatatttgttggCAATTTCTAATTCTTCTTTTAATAATATGTCAAaattttatatatactatatgttaaaaattaataTGATATTAATTATGTactagttaataataataatgtatatgtatgttttacCTATTATTAACTAATATTTTTGCTCttgtttgagttctttatatattttagatattgaCTTCTTATCAGATATATGCTAACCAATATGTGTTCTCCTGTTATATAGATTTTCTCTTAATTCTCTTGACTGTTTCCTCTGTTGCACATAATCTTCTGTCTGATGTTGCATGAATCGAATCTCGTCTATCCATTTGTGTTTGGTTACCTGTGTCTCAGATGTCCTGTCATGAAAATCTTTGTTCAGACCTGTGTCTAAAAGCTTGGGGATAATTATGGTTTAGCAAAATCAAAGCTAAGAATGGCCACTCAAGGTAAAAGACATTTATCCATCAAATTGTTATAAATGCTGTAGAAATACTTTAGGACTAACAGGAATTTACTGTGTAGActagaatttactatgtagactaTGTATATACAAGAAATGAGACTTGACATAGTCCAAAAGATACTAGGAAGTCTTACCTAAGAAATTATATTTGAGCTTGGGAATTAAAACATATGTAGTCATCTGTATTttcatttacatatatttattaacTTATCCATGAAGTGGTTATTAAATAAATATGCTAGTTACCAACCAGATTATTTCTTAAATTCTTctagcatttttttatttttcttttatttatatgtatgagtgcctgcatatatgtatgtgagccatgtgtgtgcctgggacCATCAAAGGCCAGAatatcccctagaactggagttacaagtgattGTAAGCTGCCCaaagtaggtgctgggaaccaaacctaggtcctctggaagggcagccagttctcttaaccactgacacATCTCTCCTAAATGTTTTCAAcagtctttactttctttttttaaatgaatgttgTTGCTGTAATTTTAGCGAAATGGACAATGAAGACACTGACCACACTCCAAAGGACACCACATACAAGAAAGTTGTTTTCAGGAAATACGTTGATAGCACTTTCACCAGACGTGATCCTCGTGCGGAATACGAGGAGCACCTTGGCATTCTTGGTCCTCTTATCAGAGCTGAAGTGGATGATGTGATCCAAGTAAGTCATCCCTCGAACCTGCTAAATCTTCAGGGGATTGTCCACAAGCACCAAAAGTTGCTAAAGTGGAGGGACCAAAACTGTACGTATTTTGGTTTCCAGAATTAACAAATAACTGCTCCCCAtcccctaccccctgccaaagacTGTTTGGCTATTTGACAGTTTTTGAGCCACAGAAAAGATCTTACACTTTTTAACAGTGAAAGTGATTTAATCTGGAAGAGATAGCACTGAGATTTCTAGCTGAAGCCAGCCTGTCTTGAACTAACATGGAAAGTGAGTCAATGGTGTTTTGTGGCAGAGGTAGGAGCAGCAATAGTATTGATTTATAAATATGTCCCAGTGTTTTCTTAAGAGACAAGACAGTAAAATGAAAGGAAAGCGGAAAGCAAAGATGTCTCTCTGCCCTAAATGAGCCAGTTTCCTAAGTATCTTGCCAGATTTAGTCATTGATTACTTTCAAAATCCCAGACAATAGCTTGCTTTCATTTTATGCGGTAAAAGCTCAGAAACTTCAGCAGGACCAGAATTCACATTTAGAGTCTGTATTAAGCAGGAGAGGGGCCGCCAGGAGAGATACTTCTCACAGAGCAGCCCCACAGAATGCATAGCATGGCAAGTTTCTGAAgacaaagaacacagaaaaactaCATCCTGGTTGTCAGTTGCAGGGGCAAGCCAGCCGTTTAACAGAAGCCAGTGACTGTGATAGCTGGGGCATCTCAACCCTGAGTTTCTGGAACAGGAGTGGATGCTTTCCCATGGGACCTTTCAGGGCAGGGGGTAGACATTAAAGATGGCTTCAGCTGAGACAAGGGGAAGAAACTTTTACCCTGTTACTTTATAACAGAGTTTATCTCCCCAATCCTTCCTCACCTCTCACGTATCAAaccataaacaaaataataacaataataaacaatcaaaacacatgaaaaaaatgccCCAGATCTAAAGTAAACCATTCTCTGTCCAATCCATTCTCTGGACAGCAACTATCTCTACTTCCAAATGGTGATACAAACACCTTCTCACCTTCTTCTGCTGTgttttgggttgttgtttttgttgttgttgttgttgttgtttgtttttgtttttgtttttctgtcttccaTCAGCACCTCCAGTACCCAGCTAAGGAAGGTTCTTGGCAATAGCAACAACTGACATTCACTGAGCACACACCCTAAAAGCCATGTGTCTCACactttgtttttttcattctctctttgtctctgtctctctccgtctctctgtctctgtttacCTGTGCTAGTATTTGCCAGTTTATCAAACACCATTTGCTTTTTCAGAAGGCACACAGGGGGCGGGGAGACGGCTCCCATGGGTAAAGAGCAACCACTTAGCATGAGATATGAAAGGCCCTGGCCTTGACCACCAACCCCGCAAaacgagtcaatcaatcaatcatagAAGGCAATGGAAATCTGTGTCAGTCAGCTTTCAGCTGCTGCAGTAAGGCACCAGAGATAACAACCCAAAGGAGGAAAAACTTCTCTTAGCCCATGATTTCATCCTCAGTTGCTTGACTCCTCTGCCTTGGGTCCTGCATTAAGGCTGGACATAATGGCTGCTCCCCTCGTGGTGGCTGGgatgcaaagagaaagaaaaggaggtgcCAACTTCCCGAGATCTCTTCAAGGCAG is part of the Meriones unguiculatus strain TT.TT164.6M chromosome 11, Bangor_MerUng_6.1, whole genome shotgun sequence genome and encodes:
- the F5 gene encoding coagulation factor V — translated: MLLVCRRLFVLVVLGASGAGWGSHRAEAARVRQFYVAAQGTLWSYHPEPTDPSLNSKPSFKKIVYREYEPYFKKEKPRPSTSGLLGPTLYAEVGDIMKVHFKNKADKPLSIHPQGIKYSKFSEGASYPDHTFPDERLDDAVPPGGEYIYQWVIGEDSGPTPDDPPCLTHIYYSYENLTQDFNSGLIGPLLICKKGTLTEDGMQKMFDKQHVLMFAVFDESKSWSQTPSLMYTVNGFVNRTMPDIRVCAHDQVSWHLIGMSSGPELFSIHFNGQVLEQNHHKVSTINLVSATSTTANMTVSPEGRWIISSLIPKHYQAGMQVYIDIQNCPKKTRKPNTLTREQRRHMKRWEYFIAAEEVIWNYAPVIPANMDKKYRSLHLDNFSNQIGKQYKKVIYRQYEEETFTERTESPGVKQSGILGPIIRAQVRDTLKIVFKNMASRPYSIYPHGVTFSPYEDGVNSSSTSGSHTMIRPVQPGETYTYKWNILEFDEPTDNDAQCLTRPYYSDVDVTRDIASGLIGLLLICKSRSLDQRGIQRAADIEQQAVFAVFDENKSWYIEDNINKFCENPDEVKRDDPKFYESNIMSTINGYVPESISTLGFCFDDTVQWHFCSVGTQDDILTIHFTGHSFIYGKRHEDTLTLFPMHGESVTVTMDNIGTWMLASMNSNPRHKNLRLRFRDVKCVRNDDYEDPYDIYAPPAPTSMTTRKIHDSSSEDVPGIDDDLDYQYDLATLLGIRSYRNTSLNQEEDEFNLTALALENSSEFTSPSIDRVIDSKSPRNLSRITNNNLKESQRTLPGSGSGTLTGLDENSVLKPFIEHHSSSYYENDTEDPQSDITVIHLLPFGAKGSGSQEQAKHERPHMKKHRFSQMNAPAQKTRRRSNPRNIYPRRRPGEDIPSDLLLLNQKSASKFWGREWHVASEKGNYETIPANGEDTAVDKLPNSPQNQNTSTPWGDSASHTNTTGKLSGLATFSGAGHKPPPVRQEGGHSGLKKGQVFIRTRKKKHRKLAPHGLLSPRSFHPLRGHGYPPLLDRSFNHSLLLHKPNETALARDLNQTSPPMSIDRFLPGHNQNPSNDTEQMSSPLDPHQSVPPEEHSPTLPAQDIAQTHSTTDPSHESSPPEPSESPDYDLSHESYPDDIAQTSFFPDQSQNSSLSSDDGQTIPYSDLSLFAISPELNQTIISPDLVQVPLSPDDNQESSSTDLSQVPLSIDDNQETSSTDLGQVPLSPDDNQETSSTDLSQVPLSIDDNQETSSTDLGQVPLSPDDNQETSSTDLGQVPLSPDDNQETSSTGLGQVPLSIDDNQETSSRDLGQVPLSLDDNQETSSRDLGQVPLSIDDNQETSTTDLGQVPLSIDDNQETSSTDLGQVPLSPDDNQETSPQDLSLLSLSPEFGQTFLSPDLDQILLSSNNSQATLAPELGLLTLSPDFDEIMLSPDLSQVTLSPDLIQTNLPLNHSHTTASTEPSQASYPSDSGPSSPLPELNQTLPHPDLLPFPMLSNTSVSKKVNPLVVVGLSRVDGDDIEIIPTQELQSIDDDDDYAEDYYVTYNDPYRTDTRTDVNSSRNPDTIAAWYLRGHGGNKKFYYIAAEEVSWDYSKFAQSEMDNEDTDHTPKDTTYKKVVFRKYVDSTFTRRDPRAEYEEHLGILGPLIRAEVDDVIQVRFKNLASRPYSLHAHGLSYEKSSEGKTYEDDSPEWFQEDNAVQPNSSYTYVWHATDRSGPEEPGSACRAWAYYSAVNVERDIHSGLIGPLLICRKGTLHRESNLPMDMREFVLLFMVFDEKKSWYYEKSKRSWRIEPPEEKNSHKFYAINGMIYNLPGLRMYEQEWVRLHLLNMGGSQDIHVVHFHGQILLDNGTKQQHLGVWPLLPGSFKTLEMKASKPGWWLLDTEVGENQIAGMQTPFLIIDKECKMPMGLSTGIISDSQIKASEYLSYWEPRLARLNNGGSYNAWSIEKAALEFPLKPWIQVDMEKEVVITGIQTQGAKHYLKSCFTTEFQVAYSSDQNNWQIFRGNSTKNVMYFAGNSDASTIKENRFDPPIVARYIRIHPTNSYNRPTLRLELQGCEVNGCSMPLGLEDGRIGNKQITASSFKKSWWGDYWEPSRARLNAQGRVNAWQAKANNNKQWLQIDLLKVKKITAIVTQGCKSLNSEMYVKSYSIQFSDQGTEWKPYRQKSSMVDKIFEGNSNTKGHMKNFFNPPIISRFIRIIPKTWNQSIALRLELFGCDIY